The Myxococcota bacterium sequence GCCCGAGGAGATCGCGTCGCTCTGCCAGGAGCTGCGCCCCGAGGCGCGCAACGAGTTCCTCGACCTGGTCGAGCGCCCGGAGCAGGTGGTGCCGCTCCTGCCCGAGGCGGAGCTCGTGCACACCGTGCGCGCGGGCGGCATGACCGAGGCCGCCTGGCTGCTCGAGCTGGCGACCCCGGAGCAGCGCGTCGCGTGCTTCGATCTGGACTGCTGGAACGGCAATACGTTGGCCGTGCCGCGCGTGCAGGAGTGGCTCGACGCGCTGATCGAGGCCGGCCGGCCCACGCTGGTGAAGGCGCTGAACGAGATCGACCTCGAGCTCCTGATCCTGGCGCTGCGCGCCGAGGCCCGGATCGCCGTCGTCGGCAAGGAAGACGTACCGCCCGACGGCTGGTTCACGCCCGACGGCGTGGTGTATTTCGGCGTCCCCAGCGACCAGAGCCCGGAGCGCGTGCACGAGATCGCGCAGTCACTGGCCGGGGAGTCACCGGCGCTCTACTGGCGCATGGTCTACGGTGCGCTGTTCGAGAGCCCGGCGGAATGCGAGGAGGAGGCGCTGCACTGGCGCAGCGTGCGGCTCTCCGACCTGGGCTTCCCGGACCGCGAGCAGGCCATGCGCGTGTACCGGCCGCTCGCGCCCGAGCGAGTCACCGACTGGACGCCGCCCGCCGAGTCGTCGGAGCTGGTCGCGGCCATCTCGCTCCCGCGCCAGCTGCGCGGGTCACTGCTGGGCGAGGCGCTGTCCAAGCTGCCGGAGCACCAGGCCGCCGACGTGCTCGGCTACGTGCTGGGCGTGGCCAACTCACTCGCCGTGGCCGACGGCCTCTCGCTGTCCGAGCCCGATTCCGTGCCGCGCGCGCTGGAGAAGGCCGTGCGCGGCATCGATGCCGGGCTGCGCGAGCTGGCGCGCGCGCGCAGCCAGCCGCCGGAACGCATCCTCGAGCGCACGACGCCGCTCGACCTGTTCCGCGTGGCCGCGACGGCCGATCCGAGCTTGCGCACCCGCGCGAACCCCCCGGAGGAATCCGATGACCCCGAGCCCGAGCCCGAGCCCGACGACGAGTGACTGGCGGCTCGCACCGCACTGGCAGGCGGCGCTGATCCTGGCCTTCGGCGCCGCGACGGCGGGCTTCGTGCTCTTGTTCGGCGGCGAGGCCAGGCCGCTGGTCGACGTG is a genomic window containing:
- a CDS encoding DUF6178 family protein; this encodes MADGVALLRLGRSDRAAARARLRELAPEEIASLCQELRPEARNEFLDLVERPEQVVPLLPEAELVHTVRAGGMTEAAWLLELATPEQRVACFDLDCWNGNTLAVPRVQEWLDALIEAGRPTLVKALNEIDLELLILALRAEARIAVVGKEDVPPDGWFTPDGVVYFGVPSDQSPERVHEIAQSLAGESPALYWRMVYGALFESPAECEEEALHWRSVRLSDLGFPDREQAMRVYRPLAPERVTDWTPPAESSELVAAISLPRQLRGSLLGEALSKLPEHQAADVLGYVLGVANSLAVADGLSLSEPDSVPRALEKAVRGIDAGLRELARARSQPPERILERTTPLDLFRVAATADPSLRTRANPPEESDDPEPEPEPDDE